A portion of the Bdellovibrio bacteriovorus genome contains these proteins:
- a CDS encoding acyl-CoA thioesterase, with amino-acid sequence MNKTFRTQKTLTFREADPAGIMFFGNIFAFAHDAFEEFIVAAGYTYKEWFGQRDVIIPIRHTEGDFKAPFRPGETYDVTVRVASFGETSFKMSYVFSQSDKVHATVTMVHSVLDGKTMQKNPLPSVMKSRLEPYLQRE; translated from the coding sequence ATGAATAAAACTTTCCGCACCCAAAAGACACTAACATTTAGAGAAGCCGACCCCGCCGGAATCATGTTTTTCGGGAATATCTTTGCCTTTGCCCATGACGCTTTCGAGGAGTTCATTGTTGCCGCTGGTTACACCTACAAAGAATGGTTTGGCCAAAGAGACGTCATCATCCCGATTCGTCATACGGAGGGGGATTTTAAGGCTCCTTTTCGTCCAGGGGAAACCTATGACGTCACCGTGCGCGTGGCAAGTTTTGGTGAGACTTCCTTTAAAATGAGCTATGTCTTTTCCCAAAGCGACAAAGTGCATGCGACTGTAACAATGGTACATTCGGTTTTAGACGGAAAAACCATGCAAAAAAATCCACTGCCGTCAGTTATGAAGTCGCGCTTAGAACCGTATCTGCAGAGAGAATAA
- a CDS encoding polyprenyl synthetase family protein, producing MQRSVIDLKVYDPKDFPAYLPKLNKLYDDLFSGGKGFRAKLIKMMATNLSLDPKAELLLAQTIEFIHNASLLHDDLIDRSHLRRGKTTAWMKYTPEYAVLAGDYLLARVMVNLSGHGNIKLVQYTAEVISDLLEGEWLQDSVVGDFFVTLEQLDRIHNLKTASLFKWCIRAPFIAQERYDEELHRTLEEMGTLLGQLFQRSDDLLDYDIRNDEGKAILGDLKSGYLNSFGAYVTKGKSRQEIDGIVKSKTLEEYYASIGGKAQFDQRLLEFDEMNKGLIQMYNHHLERLKTFLKPGEEKLIDQLRPLTEILYWRRKPSS from the coding sequence TTGCAGCGCAGTGTCATTGATCTTAAAGTCTATGATCCAAAAGATTTTCCCGCATATCTGCCAAAGCTGAATAAGCTTTATGATGATTTATTTTCTGGCGGAAAAGGTTTTCGCGCAAAATTAATCAAAATGATGGCCACTAATCTGTCTTTGGATCCAAAGGCCGAACTGTTGTTAGCGCAAACCATCGAGTTTATTCACAACGCCTCTTTGCTTCATGATGATCTTATCGACCGCTCCCATCTTCGTCGCGGCAAAACCACGGCATGGATGAAGTACACACCTGAATACGCGGTTCTTGCGGGCGACTATTTGCTTGCACGCGTGATGGTGAATCTTTCTGGTCACGGTAATATCAAGCTGGTGCAATACACGGCCGAAGTGATTTCCGATCTGCTTGAAGGCGAATGGCTGCAAGATTCTGTCGTGGGTGATTTCTTTGTCACACTTGAACAGCTGGATCGTATTCATAACTTAAAAACTGCGAGCTTGTTTAAGTGGTGTATTCGCGCGCCATTTATCGCGCAAGAACGTTATGACGAAGAACTTCATCGCACGTTAGAAGAAATGGGAACACTGTTAGGACAGCTGTTCCAGCGCAGTGATGATTTGCTAGATTACGACATCCGCAATGATGAGGGTAAAGCCATCTTGGGAGATTTAAAGTCCGGGTACTTGAATTCTTTCGGTGCTTACGTGACGAAAGGCAAATCTCGCCAAGAAATCGATGGCATCGTAAAAAGTAAAACTTTAGAAGAGTATTACGCAAGCATCGGTGGCAAAGCGCAGTTTGATCAAAGACTTTTGGAATTCGATGAAATGAACAAAGGCTTGATCCAAATGTACAACCATCACTTGGAGCGTCTTAAAACTTTCTTAAAGCCCGGTGAAGAGAAACTGATTGATCAGCTTCGACCACTGACCGAGATCTTGTACTGGAGAAGGAAGCCCTCTTCGTGA
- a CDS encoding prenyltransferase has protein sequence MSSLVTLSKNSPEFESYLLGTFDPKKRALPVQTLNVNSASETVTFRVVDVDQIARPSGFKVFFQALKIRSYFLVLMPLFLVLIKNMTEGNIFDPWAALLVVVGLKLAFASANLRNDYLDHMKGLDRVLGESGSRAIQNGWLTATQVKSFSNVFLFLALLCAIPLIVAYPEILMVVAFALAVGLWAQFQKQNSFKYQIGGELAIFLLLGPLLTLGAQMAMGGGFDVQVLLMGALWGWAVLFLVHLRNFRNILPSLQAGFSNTVNWLGFDKARRLLALWWGLLVVFNFTYSWEYADAGAGAVVSAILLLAAVPFVKRLKSLASPVGSEMKIAYRSGVYLFLLAMGLWILQCLWSLM, from the coding sequence GTGAGTTCCCTGGTGACACTTTCTAAAAATTCACCGGAATTTGAATCTTATTTGCTGGGCACCTTTGATCCAAAAAAGCGAGCTTTGCCGGTGCAGACTTTAAATGTCAACTCCGCATCAGAGACGGTGACCTTTCGAGTTGTTGATGTGGATCAAATTGCTCGTCCCTCCGGGTTCAAAGTTTTCTTTCAAGCTTTAAAGATCCGCAGTTATTTTTTGGTTTTGATGCCACTGTTTTTGGTATTGATCAAAAATATGACCGAAGGAAATATCTTTGACCCATGGGCCGCATTGTTAGTGGTTGTAGGTTTAAAGTTAGCATTTGCTTCGGCGAATCTGCGCAATGACTATTTAGATCACATGAAGGGTCTAGATCGTGTGTTGGGTGAAAGTGGCAGCCGCGCCATTCAAAATGGCTGGTTGACCGCGACCCAAGTAAAATCATTTTCTAATGTATTTTTGTTCTTAGCACTGCTCTGTGCGATTCCTTTGATTGTAGCATACCCAGAAATTCTGATGGTGGTGGCGTTTGCTTTGGCCGTGGGTTTGTGGGCGCAGTTTCAAAAGCAGAATTCGTTCAAATACCAAATCGGCGGGGAGCTAGCGATTTTCCTTTTGCTAGGACCATTGCTCACTTTAGGCGCACAGATGGCCATGGGGGGCGGATTTGATGTCCAAGTCTTGCTGATGGGTGCTTTGTGGGGCTGGGCCGTTTTATTTTTGGTTCACCTACGAAATTTCCGTAACATCCTGCCAAGCTTGCAAGCCGGTTTTTCAAACACGGTGAACTGGTTGGGCTTTGATAAGGCCCGTCGCTTGTTGGCGCTGTGGTGGGGACTGCTGGTCGTTTTTAATTTCACTTATTCTTGGGAGTACGCCGACGCTGGCGCGGGAGCCGTCGTTTCTGCCATTTTATTGTTGGCCGCAGTGCCTTTTGTAAAACGTCTTAAAAGTCTTGCCAGCCCCGTGGGCAGTGAGATGAAGATCGCTTATCGTTCAGGTGTTTATTTATTTTTGTTAGCCATGGGCTTATGGATTCTTCAGTGTCTTTGGTCACTGATGTAA